Genomic window (Lewinellaceae bacterium):
AAGAGGTCAAGCAGTAGAATTCTCGGGCTGATTATCGCGCACAGGGTGCAACGAGCGGCTACCCGTCTAGCGTTGGACAATAGCTGCCGGGGTTGTGTACGGTGTACGGGTCCAACGTTGGCTAGTGGCTGTGTACGGTGTACGAAGCACCACCTGGCTGTCCAGCGTTCGACTGAGCTCACGCCGAAGTCATTAGAACGGTAGCCCAACGAGCAAAAGTTGTATCCTGTGCGTTTTTTATACCATTTCCGCTTTCAGTCCTTAACTTGCCAGGAAATTCCAAAACATGACAAAAGGCAAACACTTTCTGTGGGCGGGGCTGGCTCTGCTCCTCCTCGGCGCCGTAGCCGCCACCATGAGCCAGATGATCATCGAAGGCCTGCTCGGCATTGAACGCGAATTTGGAGAGGAACCGCTGAGCATGAAGGCGACGCGCTACGGCCTGCTGGCATTCGCCGCCGGCCTGGGGTTGATGATCTACGGGGGTTGGAAAAATAAACGGCAAAAAAACGCTTAATTGTTATCCACCAACACCGTCGATTCCGCCACCGACACATTTCCGGCGTAATCCCAGGCGAAAACCCGGATAAGGTACAGGCCGTCTGGATAGAGGCTTTCTCCTTGTTCGTCTGCCGCAGCTGTATTCCAGCTATTTTTCCAATCACCAACTTCACCTGGTTCAAGATTCCCGGAACCGTTCGAATTAGTAATGATGTAATGAGAAACAAAGCGGTTCCAATCCCCGGTTTCAAAGCCTGGGTTCATATCCAGGTGGAATTTAAAGACAGTAGCCACCTTGCTGGCCAGATTGTCTCTATTGAAGTGCATTTGGCTAAAATCAAAGGCGGTGCGCCGTTCCAGGAACTCGCCCTGCCTAAACATTTCGTACTCAATGCTTCTGACACAGAGCCGGTCTCCATATAAAGACGTTTTGGAGTGAGCGTACTGGCCGGGGTCTCGCATGCCCACTACAATGTCTACTTCTCCTCTAACGGTTGTGGTATCCGACCGGGTGAATTGTTCCGGGGATCTGTTCCGAAAGAAATAAAACGGCGCCTCGATCAACGGCGGGCTGTCATCTGTATAAATAAAGTTGTGATCCGGGGATACGGCAAACCAGTCAGAAAAGCGGCTCCAGGCACCGCCCTCTTTGAGGTAGGCCCGGGTCAGATGAAGATGTTCCAGCCCTTGAAAACTGACCGTGCCCAGGCAGGCGCCTTTCGACAGGGCATCGCCTGTTTTCAGTTCACCCTCAGGTATAATGTGGGTATAAATCCAGGCCCAGCCTGGCTCATCTTTATCTTCAACAACAACTGACCAGTAGTAAGGTCCATTGCCGGCTATGGCTTTCAAGGTACCGGATTCAATGACATAAATGGGCGTGCCATTGTCCAACACAATATCCAGCCCGTCGTGGAAGTAACATTCCTCCGGGCTTTCCCCGCACTGATATTGCCCAAAGTTGTTGACGATCCAGAGTTGATCTTGCAACTGCTGATAGCCGGCCTCGTCCA
Coding sequences:
- a CDS encoding M23 family metallopeptidase, with translation MKYKVCFFLWVLFLLPWGCSKEDLRTPDSAFETSCREPGPYQINLPAGKLPWPHHAPGLDEAGYQQLQDQLWIVNNFGQYQCGESPEECYFHDGLDIVLDNGTPIYVIESGTLKAIAGNGPYYWSVVVEDKDEPGWAWIYTHIIPEGELKTGDALSKGACLGTVSFQGLEHLHLTRAYLKEGGAWSRFSDWFAVSPDHNFIYTDDSPPLIEAPFYFFRNRSPEQFTRSDTTTVRGEVDIVVGMRDPGQYAHSKTSLYGDRLCVRSIEYEMFRQGEFLERRTAFDFSQMHFNRDNLASKVATVFKFHLDMNPGFETGDWNRFVSHYIITNSNGSGNLEPGEVGDWKNSWNTAAADEQGESLYPDGLYLIRVFAWDYAGNVSVAESTVLVDNN